The DNA region GCGCGATCGGCTACACCCGCCACGGCGGCGCGCTGCACCCGAATCGGGACTCGCACCCCGCGCGCGGCAGCTCGGCGGGGGGCGGATACTCGACGGCGGGGGATCTCCTGAAGTTCGACGTCGCGCTCCGGAGCGGTCGGCTCCTTCCCCCGGCGTGGACCGCGTGGGTGTTCTTCCGCAGCGACGCTCCGACGCCCGGGGCCGGGCTCCCGACCCGAGGCGGCCTCGGCATCGCGGGAGGGAGCCCGGGCGTGAACGCGGCGCTCGACATGGAGCTCGAGAGCGGAACGACGGTGGTCGTTCTCTCGAACCTCGATCCCCCGGCCGCCGAGCGGGCCGCGAAGCGGATCCGCGCGCTCCTTCCGCGCCGATGAAGACGAAGCACGACGGGCGTCGCTGTTTGCATTCCACCGGCCGTCCTGATACTTTTTTTCGCCCCCCTTCGACAGGGCGAAAGGAGCCGGAATGCCGCGGGACGGAAAGCACTTCTTCACTTCGGAGTCGGTGACCGAGGGACATCCCGACAAGATCGCCGACCAGATTTCCGATGCGATCCTCGACGCGATCCTCCAGCAGGACCCGATGGGGCGCGTCGCGTGCGAAACGCTCGTCACGACGGGAATGGCGTTCATCGCCGGCGAGATCACGACCGACTGCTACGTGCACTTCCCCGACGTCGTCCGGCAGACGATCCGCGACGTCGGCTACACGCGCGCGAAGTACGGCTTCGACTACCAGACCTGCGCCGTCATTTCGTCGATCGACCGCCAGTCGCCCGACATCGCGCAGGGCGTCGACACGGGCGGAGCGGGGGACCAGGGGCTGATGTTCGGCTACGCCTGCGACGAGACGAAGGAGCTGATGCCGACGCCGATCACGCTCGCGCATGCCCTGACGATGCGGCTCTCGGAGGCGCGCCGGAAGGAGGAGCTCGATTTCCTGCGCCCGGACGGGAAGTCGCAGGTGACCGTCGAGTACGACGGGCCGCGGCCGGTGCGTTGCGAGGCGATCGTCGTCTCGACGCAGCATGCCGAGGCGATCAAGCACGCGGATCTGCGGGAACAGATCATCGAGGCGATCGTGAAGCCCGCGATCCCGGCGGGCATGATCGACCGCCACACGAAGTTCCACATCAACCCGACCGGACGCTTCGTCGTCGGCGGACCGCAGGGAGACTGCGGGCTCACGGGGCGCAAGATCATCGTCGACACCTACGGAGGAGTCGGCTCTCACGGCGGCGGCGCGTTCTCCGGCAAGGATCCGACGAAGGTCGACCGCTCCGCCTCCTACATGGCCCGGTACATCGCCAAGAACATCGTGGCGTCGGGAGCGGCGCCCCGCTGCGAGGTGCAGCTGGCCTACGCGATCGGCGTCGCCGATCCCGTCTCGATCCTGATCGACACGAAGGGGAGCGGCAAGGTCGGCGAGGACCGCCTCGAGGCGGCCGTCCGCGAGATTTTCCCCCTGACTCCGCGCGGGATCATCGAGGCGCTGGACCTCCGGCGGCCGATCTACCGGAAGACCGCGGCGTACGGACACTTCGGGCGGCCGCTGCCGGAGTTCCACTGGGAGAAGACCGACCGCGCGGCCGCGATCGCGAACGCCGTCGGCGCCGACGCCCCGCGCACCGCGACCGCCTGACCGGCGCGAGGAGCCTTCGGGCGGACTCGTCGGATCGCGGGGCCCGGAGGAACGACGGAGCGTCGATCGTGTCGCCCGGCCGGAGCTTGCGAAGGCGCCCCCGCACCCGGACCGCGAAGGGGAGCCGCTCCCGGTAGCCCGCGCCGTTCGGCAGGGGCTGCTTCGGACGCGTTATATTCACTCCGCGTGGACGTCCTCGAATCGAAGCTCGATCCCGCCTCGGAGTCGTTCCGCGCTCGCGCGGACGCGATGCGGGCGCTGCTCGCCGAGCTCGACGCGCGAAGCGTCCGGGCCCGCCTCGGAGGGGACGACCGGGCGCGCGAGCACCACGCGGCGCAGGGAAAGATGCTCGTGCGGGACCGGATCGACGCGCTGCTCGACCCGGGCGCGCCGTTTCTCGAACTCTCGACCCTCGCCGGCGAAGGGATGTACGACGGACAGGCGCCGGGCGGCGGGATCGTCACGGGAATCGGCGAAGTCTCCGGCCGGGAGGTGATGGTCGTCGCCAACGACGCGACGGTCAAGGGGGGAACCTACTTCCCGATCACCGTGAAGAAGCATCTCCGGGCCCAGGAAATCGCGGAGCAGAATCGCCTTCCGTGCGTCTATCTCGTCGACTCCGGCGGGGCGTACCTTCCGCTCCAGGCCGACGTCTTTCCCGACCGGGAGCACTTCGGGCGGATCTTCTACAACCAGGC from Thermoanaerobaculia bacterium includes:
- a CDS encoding serine hydrolase, with amino-acid sequence AIGYTRHGGALHPNRDSHPARGSSAGGGYSTAGDLLKFDVALRSGRLLPPAWTAWVFFRSDAPTPGAGLPTRGGLGIAGGSPGVNAALDMELESGTTVVVLSNLDPPAAERAAKRIRALLPRR
- the metK gene encoding methionine adenosyltransferase, which codes for MPRDGKHFFTSESVTEGHPDKIADQISDAILDAILQQDPMGRVACETLVTTGMAFIAGEITTDCYVHFPDVVRQTIRDVGYTRAKYGFDYQTCAVISSIDRQSPDIAQGVDTGGAGDQGLMFGYACDETKELMPTPITLAHALTMRLSEARRKEELDFLRPDGKSQVTVEYDGPRPVRCEAIVVSTQHAEAIKHADLREQIIEAIVKPAIPAGMIDRHTKFHINPTGRFVVGGPQGDCGLTGRKIIVDTYGGVGSHGGGAFSGKDPTKVDRSASYMARYIAKNIVASGAAPRCEVQLAYAIGVADPVSILIDTKGSGKVGEDRLEAAVREIFPLTPRGIIEALDLRRPIYRKTAAYGHFGRPLPEFHWEKTDRAAAIANAVGADAPRTATA